The genomic window TCAGCCGGGACCCGCACACCAAAACACACTTTTTCCGTGTCTAATCGAGGCGCTGTCGTCTAAGCTTTCACGATGCGTTTCTTCACCCATGCTTAGCCTGCTGCACCGGGCGGATCTGTGGGTGCTCTACCTGGTCAATTCAGACGGAGCGAATCCGTTTTTGGACGGCTTCATGGCCTTCGTGACCGACTTCGGTTTCTGGCGATGGCCGATCCTTGCCGCGGCCATCGCGCTGGTGCTTTGCGGCGGGTATCGCGCGCGCCTGCTCGTCGTCCTGACGCTCGTGTCGGTGCTGGTTGGAGAAGGAATCAATGGACCCCTCAAACACTTGGTGAACCGGCCACGCCCCCACGAGCACCTCGCCAACATTCGGCACGTGGCTCGCAGCGGAGTTCAGATGTCGGCCCCAGGTCCCGTGGAGAAAGGGCGCTCAATGCCGTCGAG from Verrucomicrobiota bacterium includes these protein-coding regions:
- a CDS encoding phosphatase PAP2 family protein, which encodes MLSLLHRADLWVLYLVNSDGANPFLDGFMAFVTDFGFWRWPILAAAIALVLCGGYRARLLVVLTLVSVLVGEGINGPLKHLVNRPRPHEHLANIRHVARSGVQMSAPGPVEKGRSMPSSHVANNVAFAVLAGAIYGRRGRVAWLVVMVVAYSRIYIGSHYPSDVLASLILASGYSHATLLASRRLWRRLGPKWMAGWYCRYPDLLPGLPRPVAHGDLTS